A single window of Taeniopygia guttata chromosome 1, bTaeGut7.mat, whole genome shotgun sequence DNA harbors:
- the LOC115496994 gene encoding V-set domain containing T-cell activation inhibitor 1 isoform X2, translating to MKWETALWMAACSLLASLPRGQLDTTCHAFVGETVVLPCSITLPGELALSKSMLYWQIGTKLVHFFQNGQDSLKGQDEKFHGRTSLFLDQMKHGNLSLKISNVQLWDDAEYSCIYRQTENYQTKKSTIKLNVSALPKIEDPPSPSGMLATTGITLEKITKYQLFNSPEG from the exons atgaaatg GGAGACTGCTCTCTGGATGGCTGCCTGCTCACTGCTTGCCTCTCTACCCAGAG GGCAGCTGGACACCACGTGCCACGCATTTGTTGGAGAAACTGTGGTTCTGCCTTGCAGCATCACCCTTCCTGGGGAGCTGGCCCTTTCCAAGTCAATGCTCTACTGGCAGATTGGCACCAAGCTGGTGCACTTCTTCCAGAACGGGCAGGATTCACTGAAGGGCCAGGATGAAAAGTTCCACGGCAGAACCAGTCTTTTTCTGGACCAGATGAAGCATGGCAACCTTTCCTTAAAGATCTCCAATGTCCAGTTATGGGACGATGCTGAATACTCCTGCATCTACAGACAAACTGAGAACTATCAAACAAAGAAATCTACAATTAAACTCAATGTATCAG ctcTACCTAAGATTGAGGACCCACCTTCCCCTTCTG GGATGCTGGCCACCACTGGAATCACCCTGGAGAAAATAACCAAATATCAGCTCTTTAATTCTCCTGAGGGCTAA
- the LOC115496994 gene encoding V-set domain containing T-cell activation inhibitor 1 isoform X1, whose translation MKWETALWMAACSLLASLPRGQLDTTCHAFVGETVVLPCSITLPGELALSKSMLYWQIGTKLVHFFQNGQDSLKGQDEKFHGRTSLFLDQMKHGNLSLKISNVQLWDDAEYSCIYRQTENYQTKKSTIKLNVSALPKIEDPPSPSEQNQIPSGSPVDVPCLAVLPLSLLLLVPLGLWHL comes from the exons atgaaatg GGAGACTGCTCTCTGGATGGCTGCCTGCTCACTGCTTGCCTCTCTACCCAGAG GGCAGCTGGACACCACGTGCCACGCATTTGTTGGAGAAACTGTGGTTCTGCCTTGCAGCATCACCCTTCCTGGGGAGCTGGCCCTTTCCAAGTCAATGCTCTACTGGCAGATTGGCACCAAGCTGGTGCACTTCTTCCAGAACGGGCAGGATTCACTGAAGGGCCAGGATGAAAAGTTCCACGGCAGAACCAGTCTTTTTCTGGACCAGATGAAGCATGGCAACCTTTCCTTAAAGATCTCCAATGTCCAGTTATGGGACGATGCTGAATACTCCTGCATCTACAGACAAACTGAGAACTATCAAACAAAGAAATCTACAATTAAACTCAATGTATCAG ctcTACCTAAGATTGAGGACCCACCTTCCCCTTCTG agcAGAATCAGATTCCCTCCGGAAGCCCCGTGGATGTGCCATGTCTGGCTGTGCTTCCCCTCTCTTTGCTCCTCCTGGTCCCCCTGGGGCTTTGGCACTTGTAA
- the LOC115496994 gene encoding myelin-oligodendrocyte glycoprotein isoform X3, whose product MKWETALWMAACSLLASLPRGQLDTTCHAFVGETVVLPCSITLPGELALSKSMLYWQIGTKLVHFFQNGQDSLKGQDEKFHGRTSLFLDQMKHGNLSLKISNVQLWDDAEYSCIYRQTENYQTKKSTIKLNVSEQNQIPSGSPVDVPCLAVLPLSLLLLVPLGLWHL is encoded by the exons atgaaatg GGAGACTGCTCTCTGGATGGCTGCCTGCTCACTGCTTGCCTCTCTACCCAGAG GGCAGCTGGACACCACGTGCCACGCATTTGTTGGAGAAACTGTGGTTCTGCCTTGCAGCATCACCCTTCCTGGGGAGCTGGCCCTTTCCAAGTCAATGCTCTACTGGCAGATTGGCACCAAGCTGGTGCACTTCTTCCAGAACGGGCAGGATTCACTGAAGGGCCAGGATGAAAAGTTCCACGGCAGAACCAGTCTTTTTCTGGACCAGATGAAGCATGGCAACCTTTCCTTAAAGATCTCCAATGTCCAGTTATGGGACGATGCTGAATACTCCTGCATCTACAGACAAACTGAGAACTATCAAACAAAGAAATCTACAATTAAACTCAATGTATCAG agcAGAATCAGATTCCCTCCGGAAGCCCCGTGGATGTGCCATGTCTGGCTGTGCTTCCCCTCTCTTTGCTCCTCCTGGTCCCCCTGGGGCTTTGGCACTTGTAA